In the genome of Streptomyces sp. P3, the window TCGAACCGTCATGCCAGCTCGTGTACCCAGCCGCCAAGTCCTCTCTCATAAATTGGGAGTCTTCGCTACGGCCGAGGATAGCGACCTCGCCCTACTTTCGAGTTCATTCCACTCGATTTGGGCATGGCGCAATTCATCAACAATGAAGGCGGATCTCAATTACTCTCCGTCCGATGTTTACGAGACATTCCCTCGATCTGTCACCACTGTCGAAGTCCGAAGCAATGGGGGAATTCTCGACAGGTTGAGATTTGATGTGATGATTGACAGAAGTATAGGACTCACAAAGCTATACAACATGGTCCATGACCCTGCAGCGAAGGATAGTGACATCGAGTCTCTGCGCGAGAGTCACCGGAAGATCGATCAGTCTGTACTCGAGTCCTACAATTGGCAAGATATCGACCTCGCTCACGATTTCTATCCAAATCGACAGGGTACGCGATTCACGGTCGCACCATCGGCTCAGATTGAAATCCTAGACAGGCTTCTTGAGCTTAATCATGCTCAGCATGAAAATAACTCACCACAAAATTCCCCTCACGCAATGGATCGGCATGCCATTGCGGCCGGATCGGCAGTTCATGGTCAGGAACATCTAACTCCGGTGCGCGACGGGGATACCCTGTTCTGACATACTTCTCAGAACAGGGTATCCCCGTGGAGTGCGACGACTCCTTCGCTGTCGCGCATCAGTGATTGCTCCAGTCGTTCACGGCTTGCCGCATCTGTTTCTCGATTGAATCGCGTGTGGTTGAGCTCAAGGAGTCTGTCCAGGATCTCATTTTGCGCAACTGGAGCGACAGTGAAGCGGACCCCATTGCGGGTTTCGTGGAATCCATGACCGAGGTCAAGGTCGCCCCATTCGTAAGCTTCAACAACCGCCTCATCGACAGCTTTATGGCACTCACGGAGCTTATTTATGTCACTAGCAGAAACCTGTGGATCATTGACCAGGTTATAAAGTTTCGTGAGGCCGCATTCTCGGTTCCGCATGATTACAGTGCGATTTTCACTCAGGTTCTTTCCGGGAGATTCCAAGAGAGGGAGATGTTGCGGCATGGGAAATGTTTCAAAGCAATCGGACGGAGTGTACTGAAGGTCAGATTTCAAAGTCGCCGAATATTTCCATGCCCATAGTACGTGAATACTTGAGTTCAGCAGGGCCATTACATCAACACGGTCACTAGCAAAGAGAACGATCTTCTCGTTCAATACCTGACCCGTGGGCACGATGGTCGCCATGGCCGTTCGGCTCACCCGTGCTACCACCAGGACACGATCGAGATCCGCAATCGCCCTGTAGAGCTCAGGACGGCTTCTTTCGTAGAGCCACCAGCGCTCTCGGGCATTCTTGCTGTGTGTAACGCGAAGGCGGATCGGTTTCACGTCTCTTTCGACGATGGCGAATACTTCGGGGTATCCCCGGGCCCGTTCCTCGCTCCAGTCATGGAAGTTGATCACCCAGCGGCTGGCTGAGCAGTCTGGGCGGGAGTTGAGGTCCTCGCCGTTGAGGTAGGGGAAGAGGACGTCCTTGTTGCGAGGGTCACGTTGGATGAGGTCGTGGGCCTGTTCAGGGGTGACGATGAAGCCCTTCCCCAGCACGTTGGACCCCTGGAACGACTGGCCCTTGTTCGCTACCAGACGGTACGGCCGCCCCGAAACCCGAGACCGCGGATCAAGCGACGAAGTGATACCCCGGACCGCGACGCCGTCCAGCACCCGAGTGGCTTCCGCACCCAAACCCGGCTTGGTGGTCCACACAGCGCAGTACTCCAGCGCCGCAGACCGCGAAGGCCAGCGAGCGCTCTTTACTGCTCGGCGTACCTCGATGCCGTCGTCGAGTAGCTGGTCAAGGCCGACCTCCCTAGTGTCGCCCTGGGCAAGGGTGTTGGTAGCGATCAGGCCCGTCTGGCCGCGCTCGCTGAGCAACTGGTGGGCCCGGAGCTCGAAGTATGCGACGAGGTCCGCGCTACCTCGCTGCCCTCGCCCCAGCCCAAGCACGAGGTACTCGCGGTATGCCTGCCCGAGCGCCCCCGTCAGTTTCTGGCCGCCGAGGAAAGGAGGGTTGCCGATGATGGCATCGAAGCCGCTCTGGTCCGGCTCGAAGACCTCGGGGAAGACGAGAGGCCAGTGCACGGGGAGGCGAACGAAGCCGTCTGTGGGGAGATCCTTGCTCAGCCAGTCCAGAGCTCGCCTCCGCGCGTCGTGAATCACGGGGTCGGAGTCCCGGACCGACTCCGAGGCGACCATGCCGGCCAGCTCCGCAGCCTGGATGTAGGTAGCACTCTGCAATGAGTCCCCGCCACCCGCTGAGGCGAGACCAGCCCCCGTCGTGAGGTCGCCGATCAGCCGCAGGCGTTGCAGGTGTTCGTTGGTGGCCGCGAGCAGGCGCCGCTTCTCATCCAGGTCGGCAATGGTGTCGCTCTGGATTCCGG includes:
- a CDS encoding type IIL restriction-modification enzyme MmeI, whose protein sequence is MATGDRLVANKGQSFQGSNVLGKGFIVTPEQAHDLIQRDPRNKDVLFPYLNGEDLNSRPDCSASRWVINFHDWSEERARGYPEVFAIVERDVKPERLKNTNRQRREIWWRFTRPAMDLYRAISNLDRVLVVALVSRTVMPARVPSRQVLSHKLGVFATAEDSDLALLSSSFHSIWAWRNSSTMKADLNYSPSDVYETFPRSVTTVEVRSNGGILDRLRFDVMIDRSIGLTKLYNMVHDPAAKDSDIESLRESHRKIDQSVLESYNWQDIDLAHDFYPNRQGTRFTVAPSAQIEILDRLLELNHAQHENNSPQNSPHAMDRHAIAAGSAVHGQEHLTPVRDGDTLF